The following are encoded in a window of Desulfolucanica intricata genomic DNA:
- the aroF gene encoding 3-deoxy-7-phosphoheptulonate synthase has translation MLIKFDRRAPEQDINLILTKLNDAGSRAFRSRSNQNPVIVTTGNIDILKELNLDKINSVERIVDISTSFQLASRNFKEANTVVKVGHLEIGGDKIQVMAGPCAVESREQLFQTAQLVKACGAALLRGGAFKPRTSPYSFQGLNEYGLKLLAEARSLTGLKIVTEVMDTRSVDLVAKYADILQIGARNMQNFDLLKEVGNINKPVLLKRGAGASIEEWLTAAEYILAGGNENVILCERGVRGVNEFTRYTLDLAAVPVVKKLTHLPVIVDPSHGTGHWRYVTPMSLAAIAAGADGLIIEVHPEPEKALCDGGQSLTPKNFQALMARLATLRGIVHREFEEPKIKLQSVNMN, from the coding sequence ATGCTTATAAAATTTGACCGTAGGGCTCCGGAGCAGGATATAAATTTAATATTAACAAAACTTAATGATGCCGGTTCCAGAGCATTTAGGAGCCGTAGTAACCAAAACCCTGTTATAGTTACCACAGGTAATATCGATATACTTAAAGAGCTTAATTTAGATAAAATAAATTCTGTTGAAAGAATTGTTGATATATCTACTTCCTTTCAATTAGCCAGTAGAAACTTTAAAGAAGCTAATACTGTAGTTAAAGTAGGGCATTTAGAAATCGGGGGAGATAAAATACAGGTGATGGCCGGGCCATGTGCTGTAGAAAGCCGGGAGCAATTATTTCAGACTGCACAGCTTGTTAAAGCTTGCGGAGCTGCCTTACTGCGTGGAGGGGCTTTTAAACCGCGTACTTCACCTTACTCCTTTCAAGGGCTTAACGAGTATGGACTTAAACTGTTGGCTGAGGCCAGAAGCTTAACCGGCCTCAAGATTGTAACAGAGGTAATGGACACCAGGTCGGTTGACTTAGTTGCCAAATATGCGGATATTCTACAAATTGGTGCCCGGAATATGCAAAACTTTGACCTGTTAAAAGAAGTAGGGAATATCAATAAGCCGGTTTTGCTCAAACGTGGAGCCGGTGCTTCCATTGAAGAATGGCTTACCGCGGCTGAATACATTTTAGCCGGGGGAAATGAAAATGTAATTCTATGTGAACGGGGGGTCCGTGGTGTAAATGAATTTACACGCTACACTTTAGACTTAGCTGCTGTTCCGGTGGTGAAAAAATTAACCCACTTACCGGTAATTGTAGATCCCAGTCACGGTACAGGTCACTGGCGCTATGTAACTCCAATGTCCCTGGCAGCTATCGCGGCAGGTGCAGACGGTCTAATAATAGAAGTTCACCCGGAACCGGAAAAGGCTCTCTGTGACGGTGGGCAGTCTCTAACACCTAAAAATTTTCAGGCATTAATGGCCCGTTTAGCTACTTTGAGAGGTATTGTACATCGTGAATTTGAAGAACCTAAAATAAAACTTCAATCGGTAAACATGAATTAA
- the bioA gene encoding adenosylmethionine--8-amino-7-oxononanoate transaminase — MIYNPIQLEMWDKEYVWHPFTQMQEYRKEKPLIIERGEGSYLYDVEGNKYLDGISSLWVTVHGHAKKELNEAIKAQVDLVSHSTLLGLANPPSIQLAKKLVELTPPGLNKVFYSDSGATAVEIALKIAYQYWQQKYSKKYKKKTKFLSLVEAYHGDTVGSVSVGGMDLFHSIFKPLLFNGYHAPVPYCYRCSLNLEKENCGLACLMQAEEIMRQHHEEIVAVVIEPLVQGAAGMIVAPEGYLRGMRELCSRYDILLIADEVAVGFGRTGRMFACEHEGVRPDIMCLAKGITGGYLPLAATLTTDEIYNTFLGERWENKTFYHGHTYTGNPVACAAALANLELIERENLIDSLAEKIEFLEHGLRRFKELPYVGDVRQKGMMVGVELVVDKHTKKPFPEELNIAHKVTLEARKNGLIVRPLGNVIVLMPILAMSTGELKQVLDMTYCAIDKVTRKGAENGLGY; from the coding sequence ATGATATATAATCCGATCCAGTTGGAAATGTGGGATAAAGAATATGTTTGGCATCCCTTTACTCAAATGCAGGAGTACCGAAAAGAAAAGCCTCTTATTATTGAGCGGGGAGAGGGCAGTTATCTTTATGATGTTGAAGGAAATAAATACTTGGATGGAATCTCATCACTCTGGGTGACGGTGCATGGACATGCCAAAAAAGAATTGAACGAGGCTATCAAAGCACAGGTAGACCTGGTATCTCATTCTACATTATTGGGCCTGGCTAATCCCCCTTCCATTCAGCTGGCCAAGAAACTGGTAGAACTGACTCCACCGGGCCTAAATAAGGTGTTTTATTCTGACAGCGGGGCTACTGCCGTGGAGATTGCTTTAAAAATAGCCTACCAATACTGGCAGCAAAAGTACTCTAAAAAATATAAAAAGAAGACTAAATTTTTATCTCTGGTTGAAGCTTACCACGGTGATACTGTCGGTTCAGTAAGTGTAGGTGGTATGGACTTATTTCACAGTATTTTTAAGCCCCTGCTGTTTAACGGTTATCACGCTCCGGTGCCGTACTGTTATCGCTGTTCCCTAAATCTAGAAAAAGAAAATTGCGGTCTGGCATGTCTTATGCAAGCTGAGGAGATAATGCGTCAACACCACGAAGAAATTGTTGCTGTGGTAATCGAGCCCCTGGTGCAGGGGGCAGCAGGGATGATTGTAGCTCCTGAGGGGTACTTACGAGGAATGCGGGAGCTGTGCAGCCGTTACGATATTTTACTTATTGCCGATGAGGTTGCGGTTGGTTTCGGTCGTACCGGCAGGATGTTTGCCTGCGAGCATGAAGGGGTGAGACCTGATATTATGTGTCTGGCTAAAGGGATTACCGGTGGCTATTTACCTTTAGCGGCTACTTTAACTACTGATGAAATATACAACACCTTTTTAGGGGAGAGATGGGAAAATAAAACCTTTTATCATGGACATACCTATACCGGTAATCCGGTCGCTTGTGCTGCTGCTCTGGCTAACCTGGAGTTGATTGAGAGGGAAAACTTAATTGATAGTTTAGCGGAGAAAATAGAGTTTTTAGAGCATGGGTTGAGACGATTTAAGGAACTCCCTTATGTTGGTGATGTTAGGCAAAAGGGAATGATGGTCGGAGTAGAATTGGTAGTGGATAAACACACTAAAAAACCTTTTCCGGAGGAGTTAAATATTGCACATAAAGTAACCCTTGAAGCCCGAAAAAACGGACTGATTGTTCGCCCTCTTGGAAATGTAATTGTTTTAATGCCAATACTTGCCATGAGCACAGGTGAGCTAAAACAGGTTTTAGATATGACTTACTGTGCAATTGATAAAGTGACTCGGAAAGGTGCTGAAAATGGTTTAGGATATTGA
- the bioD gene encoding dethiobiotin synthase, with protein sequence MTGTDTGVGKTVVTAGLTSVLRKNGIKALAVKPVQTGGLQRDGRLVSEDALFFKRSAALEHAPEELTFYCLAEPLSPHLAAWRSGIKIDPKVIAEGCKRLSKEYEVLLIEGAGGFCVPLEDTFFTFADLVKMLDIPLIVVARPGLGTINHTVLTVRYAQMLGIEVRGIIFNGLKKEQVTVSEINNPETIAAMTGVRVCGILPFIAGLSMEKGEPAGLTEQVEKYIDWQVIFERK encoded by the coding sequence ATTACAGGGACGGATACCGGCGTGGGAAAAACGGTGGTTACTGCCGGTTTAACTTCTGTCTTACGAAAAAACGGAATAAAAGCTCTGGCGGTGAAGCCGGTGCAAACAGGTGGACTTCAAAGAGATGGCCGCCTGGTTAGTGAGGATGCATTGTTTTTTAAACGTTCTGCGGCTCTGGAACATGCTCCGGAAGAATTGACTTTCTACTGCCTTGCGGAACCTTTGTCACCTCATTTAGCTGCCTGGCGCAGCGGAATTAAAATTGATCCAAAGGTAATTGCTGAGGGTTGTAAAAGGTTGTCGAAGGAATATGAAGTCCTATTAATTGAAGGGGCCGGTGGTTTCTGTGTGCCCCTGGAAGATACTTTTTTTACCTTTGCCGATTTGGTAAAGATGCTGGATATTCCTCTTATAGTGGTGGCCAGGCCCGGCTTGGGCACGATCAACCATACAGTTTTAACCGTACGGTATGCCCAAATGCTTGGGATTGAAGTAAGAGGAATTATCTTTAACGGATTAAAAAAAGAACAGGTTACAGTTTCAGAGATAAATAATCCTGAAACCATTGCCGCCATGACCGGGGTTAGAGTTTGCGGCATTCTGCCGTTTATAGCGGGCCTGAGTATGGAAAAAGGTGAACCCGCCGGCCTTACAGAGCAGGTGGAAAAATATATAGACTGGCAAGTTATATTTGAGAGGAAGTGA
- a CDS encoding sulfite exporter TauE/SafE family protein, whose translation MRKWYQAFMHASRAHARWELETSLVILRDRKKLLILLLMSLPILLPAMAHAASSLPGFIGSKASFGPSFFSPQTFYGSIAIGVCAGLITGCIGAGGGFVITPALMSMGVKGILAVGTDMFHIFAKSIMGTTVHKKLGNVHVGLAIAFLAGSGIGVTGGGIINRALYNHNPVLSDFVISSIYVVMLGFLGFYALGDYMKNRKNLNNAQGDAHGGASDLTPLAKKLQSVKLAPMITFDQDVVPGGRKISGVFVAVCGSIVGFTAAILGVGGGFLTFPMFVYGLGVSSFTTVGTDILQIIFTAGYGAIAQYAVYGYVFYTLAMGMLLGSLLGIQIGAITTKVVPAVKISGFYAIAILAGFVNRLFALPEKMSKMGYIHLDAAVGKMINSVGVVVFFGLIAIFAIWIIGTFIRNIPKLRAEAAAAAAEEN comes from the coding sequence ATGAGGAAATGGTATCAGGCATTTATGCACGCCTCAAGGGCACATGCAAGGTGGGAATTGGAAACCTCTCTGGTAATCCTAAGAGACCGCAAAAAGCTATTAATTTTACTGTTAATGTCCTTACCGATATTGCTGCCTGCTATGGCTCATGCAGCATCATCTTTACCCGGTTTTATCGGGAGTAAAGCATCTTTCGGGCCGTCGTTCTTCTCACCGCAGACATTTTATGGATCAATAGCAATCGGTGTTTGTGCGGGGTTGATTACAGGTTGTATTGGTGCAGGTGGCGGCTTTGTAATTACACCGGCACTGATGAGTATGGGTGTAAAAGGAATTCTCGCTGTTGGTACCGATATGTTTCATATTTTTGCCAAGTCAATTATGGGTACTACAGTGCACAAAAAATTGGGTAATGTCCATGTAGGTTTAGCTATCGCGTTTCTGGCAGGTTCAGGTATAGGTGTAACCGGCGGTGGTATTATTAACCGGGCCTTGTACAATCACAACCCGGTACTCAGTGACTTTGTTATTAGCAGTATCTATGTAGTAATGTTAGGCTTCTTAGGTTTTTACGCCCTCGGTGACTACATGAAAAATAGGAAAAACTTGAATAATGCTCAAGGAGATGCTCATGGTGGAGCTTCAGACTTAACTCCACTGGCTAAAAAGTTGCAGTCTGTTAAACTGGCTCCAATGATAACTTTTGATCAGGATGTTGTCCCGGGTGGAAGAAAAATATCAGGTGTGTTTGTGGCAGTTTGTGGTTCTATAGTTGGTTTTACTGCAGCTATCCTGGGTGTCGGCGGTGGTTTCTTGACCTTCCCGATGTTCGTATACGGGCTGGGTGTATCTTCCTTCACCACTGTAGGTACTGATATCCTTCAAATTATCTTTACCGCAGGTTATGGAGCAATTGCTCAGTATGCTGTATATGGATATGTATTCTATACTCTGGCCATGGGAATGTTATTAGGTTCATTGTTAGGAATTCAAATTGGTGCTATCACTACTAAAGTAGTACCCGCTGTTAAAATTAGTGGATTTTATGCAATTGCCATCCTGGCGGGCTTTGTGAACAGACTGTTTGCTTTACCGGAGAAGATGAGCAAAATGGGATATATTCATTTAGATGCAGCTGTAGGTAAAATGATTAATAGTGTCGGTGTTGTTGTGTTCTTCGGGCTGATAGCTATCTTTGCTATCTGGATTATCGGAACATTTATCCGTAATATTCCTAAACTACGCGCGGAAGCTGCCGCTGCAGCTGCCGAAGAAAACTAA
- a CDS encoding chorismate mutase codes for MAVLIVQKLEQIRKEIDTVDEGIVKLLGKRTQLVEQIAEVKKESNQVRDENRENQILLRLCNLANQNGINVKIVEQIYRMLFEYFVDLQHNQLRGNKM; via the coding sequence ATGGCAGTGTTAATTGTTCAAAAGCTAGAGCAGATTAGAAAAGAGATTGATACTGTTGACGAAGGAATTGTTAAACTTTTAGGTAAACGTACTCAATTAGTTGAACAAATAGCTGAAGTAAAAAAAGAAAGCAATCAAGTGCGTGATGAAAACAGGGAAAACCAAATTTTGTTGAGATTGTGTAACTTAGCAAATCAAAATGGTATTAACGTAAAAATAGTTGAACAGATTTATCGTATGTTGTTTGAGTATTTTGTTGATTTACAACATAATCAGTTAAGAGGCAATAAAATGTAA
- a CDS encoding biotin transporter BioY, which translates to MSLSVKDMTLVSMFAALTAVGAYLKIPVPYVPFTLQWLMIILAGILLGSRLALWSQVTYLAVGLAGIPVFTNGGGPGYVLQPTFGYLIGFAVAAYLIGKIVEKTGVESTIKLLLANLAGLGVVYAAGATYLYLITNYVLHIELTYIKALWFGAVICLPGDLTLSIVGATICRKVVHRISPESKAKGDDVKLG; encoded by the coding sequence TTGTCTTTATCGGTTAAGGATATGACACTTGTTTCTATGTTTGCTGCCTTAACTGCTGTAGGGGCGTACCTTAAAATTCCGGTACCCTATGTTCCCTTTACTTTGCAGTGGCTTATGATTATTTTGGCAGGAATTCTTTTAGGCAGCCGGTTGGCTTTATGGAGCCAGGTAACTTATTTAGCTGTCGGGTTGGCCGGTATTCCTGTATTTACTAATGGTGGGGGGCCGGGGTATGTACTGCAGCCGACCTTCGGTTATCTGATCGGGTTTGCGGTTGCAGCTTATTTAATTGGTAAGATTGTTGAGAAAACCGGGGTGGAAAGTACAATTAAACTGCTATTGGCAAACCTGGCCGGTCTCGGAGTAGTTTATGCCGCCGGGGCTACTTATCTTTATCTAATTACAAATTATGTTTTACATATTGAACTTACTTATATTAAGGCACTCTGGTTCGGGGCAGTAATCTGTCTGCCGGGAGACTTAACTTTAAGTATAGTCGGGGCGACGATTTGTCGAAAAGTAGTACATAGAATTAGCCCGGAGAGCAAGGCAAAGGGAGATGATGTTAAATTGGGGTAA
- a CDS encoding prephenate dehydrogenase: MYKKIAIIGVGLIGGSIGLVLTNKRLAEKIVGVDLNEQNLNLAIELGAIDEATSSLSEGVYGADLVILAAPVRQTILILEAILPYLASGTLITDVGSTKTEIIYRAEKLLPSHIYFVGGHPMAGSEMSGVQGADRHLFENAYYLITPTEKTNPDALNRVKEMVGLLGARVVELKPEEHDQAVAVISHLPHLVASALVNTVANFSRWENILPLAAGGFRDTTRIALGSPVMWRDIFLSNKEKILQILDEFKKQLGEFTEAINQTDGEMIMELLKSANRVRSVVPSKSKGYLPALFEIVVTIPDQPGMLAEITGLLGKNGINIMDIEILRVREGKGGTLRLGFADEEAQKKAIQVLRERHFVARTY, translated from the coding sequence ATGTATAAAAAAATTGCAATTATCGGAGTAGGCTTAATAGGTGGTTCAATAGGTTTGGTCTTAACAAATAAACGTTTGGCTGAAAAAATAGTCGGTGTAGATCTTAATGAGCAAAATCTTAATTTGGCGATAGAGCTTGGGGCTATTGATGAGGCAACATCATCACTCTCAGAGGGTGTATATGGGGCGGATTTGGTAATATTGGCTGCTCCGGTGAGGCAGACTATTTTGATATTGGAGGCGATACTTCCGTATTTGGCTTCCGGTACATTAATCACCGATGTGGGAAGTACTAAGACAGAAATAATTTACCGGGCGGAAAAGCTGCTGCCCAGTCATATTTATTTTGTGGGCGGTCATCCAATGGCGGGATCCGAAATGTCCGGGGTTCAGGGAGCGGACCGGCATCTCTTTGAGAATGCCTATTATTTGATTACACCAACGGAAAAAACTAACCCTGATGCTTTAAACAGAGTTAAAGAGATGGTTGGACTGCTGGGAGCACGGGTCGTGGAGTTGAAACCGGAGGAGCATGATCAGGCGGTGGCAGTTATTAGTCACCTGCCTCATCTGGTGGCTTCTGCGCTGGTAAATACGGTGGCTAATTTTTCGCGTTGGGAGAATATTTTACCATTAGCGGCCGGGGGATTCAGGGATACTACCCGGATTGCTTTGGGAAGCCCGGTAATGTGGAGAGATATTTTTTTATCTAATAAAGAAAAAATACTGCAGATTTTAGATGAATTTAAAAAACAGCTTGGTGAGTTTACCGAAGCTATTAATCAAACTGACGGGGAAATGATTATGGAGCTTTTGAAGAGTGCTAATAGAGTCCGGTCTGTAGTTCCGTCAAAATCTAAAGGATATCTCCCGGCTTTATTTGAAATAGTGGTTACGATACCGGATCAGCCGGGAATGCTTGCTGAGATTACCGGTCTTCTTGGAAAAAACGGTATCAATATTATGGATATTGAGATTCTCAGGGTTCGTGAGGGTAAGGGTGGTACCCTCAGACTTGGTTTTGCAGATGAAGAAGCGCAAAAAAAAGCAATTCAGGTGTTAAGAGAAAGGCATTTTGTAGCTCGAACTTATTAA
- a CDS encoding SIR2 family protein: protein MSTNPTASGKISQLINDNLVNEYRFYNQKSYQEDIDNLIRAFNSKDLVLFLGAGVSIDAGAPSWKELISKLVPKMLEVELKTKIDQYHIDEISRIYKNFNNTSPISLVSHVKNSLGSEFRTEVCNLLYANVNLEKSEILKGISKLCRPTRDNSGVHSVVTYNFDDLLERVLYKKDIEYASIYKDEQVPKARELAIYHVHGFLPSDGSLNHDKEMDLVFTEDAYHSQFLDPYNWANITQLSLLREKTCLFIGSSVTDPNIRRLLDVAHRKNKEKYHYAIIKKHLADEVNTEEIKNMLGLSIDVPDEEVKTGLEAVLEIINKIEEDAYKPLGLKIIWINSFDEIPKILLSILG, encoded by the coding sequence ATGAGTACAAACCCTACAGCAAGTGGTAAAATTAGTCAATTAATTAACGACAATTTAGTAAATGAATATAGGTTCTACAATCAAAAGTCCTATCAAGAAGATATTGATAATTTGATTAGAGCTTTTAACTCCAAAGACCTGGTACTTTTTTTAGGAGCCGGAGTTTCTATTGATGCAGGGGCTCCGTCCTGGAAAGAATTAATAAGTAAACTGGTTCCTAAGATGTTGGAGGTTGAACTGAAAACTAAGATTGATCAGTATCATATTGATGAGATTTCCCGTATTTATAAAAATTTTAATAATACCTCGCCTATTTCTCTGGTTAGTCACGTTAAAAACTCCCTGGGCAGTGAGTTCAGGACAGAAGTATGCAATCTTTTGTATGCTAATGTTAATCTGGAAAAATCCGAAATACTTAAGGGTATTAGTAAGCTTTGCCGGCCGACCAGGGATAACAGCGGTGTCCATAGTGTAGTAACTTATAATTTTGATGATTTATTGGAAAGGGTGCTGTACAAAAAAGATATTGAATATGCTTCAATTTATAAGGATGAGCAAGTTCCAAAGGCCAGGGAATTGGCTATTTATCATGTGCATGGTTTTTTGCCATCCGATGGCAGCCTCAATCATGATAAGGAGATGGATCTGGTTTTCACAGAAGATGCCTATCACAGCCAGTTTTTAGATCCCTATAACTGGGCCAATATTACTCAACTCAGCCTGTTGAGAGAAAAGACTTGTCTTTTTATAGGCTCATCGGTAACTGATCCTAATATCAGAAGACTATTAGACGTGGCTCACCGGAAAAACAAAGAAAAATACCATTATGCGATAATTAAGAAACATTTGGCTGATGAGGTTAATACTGAAGAAATTAAAAATATGTTGGGCTTGTCCATAGATGTTCCGGATGAAGAAGTGAAAACAGGCTTGGAAGCCGTTCTGGAGATAATTAATAAGATAGAGGAAGATGCCTATAAACCTTTAGGACTGAAAATTATTTGGATTAATAGTTTCGATGAAATTCCCAAAATACTTCTCAGTATTCTTGGATGA